One Pseudomonadota bacterium genomic region harbors:
- a CDS encoding sigma-70 family RNA polymerase sigma factor: DEINDFLPRNIFSPEDIEDVFEFLSESDIDVVETIQEKVESREEESTDWGETEKVPSERTDNIIWAYLKDIGHVSLLTSDEEYQIAKKIEEGEKKAKNILFELPQAVNELLKIGQQLKEETVNIVDVINNIDEMNYTQRDEEKYKKETISSINRIKSLCDKKEEIKSKLPGTDEPHRKELEKSLKTIENKTEEALLNLKLNKKVLVEIIRKTAQQMKFMDDGEAKILKQKLTELSEIDNGLKIVRNRLVEANLRLVINIAKKYMNRGLSFLDLIQEGNIGIMKAAEKYDYQKGYKFSTYSTWWVRQGIQRAIADYARTIRVPVHILETTNKISKASIALFQELGRKPDLEEISLKAGLPLEKVRKIMKATAVTVSTETLIGDDDSTLGDFIADPEAPSPYMEFVDTSLKEEISKVLSTLTLREEKVIRMRFGIGEKTDYTLEEVGNVFGLTRERIRQIENKALRKLKHPSRQKRLESFQE; encoded by the coding sequence CTGGGGAGAAACCGAAAAGGTGCCTTCAGAAAGAACAGATAACATAATATGGGCCTATTTAAAGGACATCGGACATGTATCACTCCTCACATCTGATGAAGAGTACCAGATAGCAAAAAAGATAGAAGAAGGTGAAAAAAAGGCAAAGAACATCCTGTTTGAGTTGCCACAGGCAGTGAACGAGCTCCTGAAAATCGGTCAGCAGCTGAAGGAAGAGACCGTAAACATAGTAGATGTGATCAATAACATCGATGAAATGAACTACACGCAAAGAGATGAGGAGAAATATAAGAAGGAGACCATATCCTCCATCAATAGGATAAAAAGCCTCTGTGATAAAAAGGAAGAAATCAAAAGCAAACTGCCGGGAACGGATGAGCCACACAGGAAAGAACTTGAGAAAAGCCTGAAGACAATCGAGAACAAAACAGAAGAAGCCCTGCTTAACCTCAAACTCAACAAGAAGGTTCTCGTAGAGATTATCAGGAAGACCGCACAACAGATGAAGTTCATGGACGACGGCGAGGCAAAGATCTTAAAACAGAAATTGACGGAACTCAGCGAAATCGATAACGGACTGAAGATCGTCAGGAACAGGCTTGTTGAGGCAAACCTTAGGCTCGTCATCAATATTGCCAAGAAATACATGAACAGGGGGCTTTCCTTTCTTGACCTTATCCAGGAAGGGAACATAGGCATCATGAAGGCCGCTGAAAAATATGATTATCAGAAAGGCTACAAGTTCTCAACATACTCAACGTGGTGGGTCAGGCAGGGCATACAGAGGGCAATCGCAGATTACGCGCGGACCATCAGGGTACCGGTCCATATACTCGAAACCACGAATAAGATCAGCAAGGCGAGCATAGCCCTCTTCCAGGAACTGGGGAGAAAGCCTGACCTCGAAGAAATTTCTCTTAAAGCCGGCCTTCCCCTGGAGAAAGTCAGAAAGATCATGAAGGCTACCGCTGTGACTGTATCAACCGAAACCCTGATCGGAGATGATGACTCCACACTCGGTGATTTCATCGCTGACCCCGAAGCCCCTTCACCTTATATGGAGTTCGTGGATACCTCTCTTAAGGAAGAGATAAGCAAAGTATTGTCAACCCTCACCCTGAGAGAAGAGAAGGTTATCAGGATGAGGTTCGGCATCGGCGAGAAGACCGATTATACTCTGGAAGAAGTTGGTAATGTTTTTGGACTTACCCGTGAACGTATCCGTCAGATTGAGAACAAGGCCCTGAGAAAGCTGAAACACCCGTCAAGGCAAAAGAGACTGGAGAGTTTCCAGGAATAA
- a CDS encoding dodecin domain-containing protein produces the protein MKLYVSSSSVGCKISLTSSALYAPVVKQDLTMENGKVTAYRVRLNISFKYRTDTK, from the coding sequence ATGAAGTTATATGTGTCAAGCTCCTCTGTAGGATGCAAAATAAGCTTGACAAGCTCTGCATTGTACGCACCGGTGGTAAAACAGGATTTAACAATGGAAAACGGGAAAGTAACTGCGTACCGTGTAAGGCTCAATATTTCATTCAAATACCGCACAGACACAAAATAG